A single genomic interval of Terriglobus albidus harbors:
- a CDS encoding DNA-3-methyladenine glycosylase I has protein sequence MAEKVRCTWAGSDPLMREYHDKEWGRPERDSRAMWECLMLEGFQAGLSWQTILRRREGFRRAFKDFDPAKVAKFTEKDIERLMQDEGIIRARAKIVATIEGAKIFLAMEKNGEDFGKYYWKLAGGKPTVNRTGHVPAQTPASELISKDLRKRGFKFVGPVIVYAWMQAIGMVDDHAAHCFRA, from the coding sequence ATGGCTGAAAAAGTACGTTGTACCTGGGCAGGTTCCGACCCGTTGATGCGGGAGTATCACGACAAGGAGTGGGGCCGTCCGGAGCGCGACAGCCGCGCCATGTGGGAGTGCCTGATGCTGGAAGGCTTTCAGGCCGGCCTCTCCTGGCAGACGATTCTTCGCCGCCGCGAAGGCTTCCGCCGTGCTTTCAAGGACTTCGATCCGGCGAAGGTGGCGAAGTTTACGGAAAAGGACATCGAGCGCCTGATGCAGGATGAAGGCATCATCCGCGCCCGCGCCAAGATTGTGGCCACCATTGAGGGCGCGAAGATCTTCCTCGCGATGGAAAAGAACGGAGAGGATTTCGGAAAGTACTACTGGAAGCTCGCCGGCGGAAAACCGACAGTCAACCGCACCGGTCATGTTCCCGCGCAGACACCGGCATCGGAGTTGATCTCAAAGGACCTGCGCAAGCGGGGATTCAAATTTGTGGGGCCTGTGATTGTGTATGCGTGGATGCAAGCGATCGGTATGGTCGACGACCACGCGGCCCATTGTTTTAGAGCCTAG
- a CDS encoding zinc ribbon domain-containing protein: MAMIEFVRNYSDHSTDRGYQFEFRCDHCSSGYMSSYKPSALGAAGSILEAASSIFGGFLGGARDSAYDIQRAIGGKAHDSALQEAVAEVKQKFSRCQRCGKWVCNEICWNARAQQCTGCTPKYEQEIISQRTHAQLRASQQQLEDKAATTDYVSGIDVRPDVQVEFNHGNAEIEGHDVRQLPASANPATAAAAAVCDACKAPLTGGKFCGECGAPVARACPSCGTSASPTAKFCNDCGTKL, translated from the coding sequence ATGGCGATGATCGAGTTCGTCCGCAACTATTCCGACCACTCAACCGACCGTGGTTATCAGTTCGAGTTCCGCTGCGATCACTGTAGCTCCGGCTATATGTCGAGCTACAAGCCCTCCGCCCTGGGGGCGGCGGGCTCGATTCTGGAGGCAGCCAGCAGTATCTTCGGAGGCTTTCTGGGTGGAGCCCGCGACTCGGCGTACGACATTCAGCGGGCCATCGGTGGTAAGGCGCACGACTCGGCGCTGCAGGAGGCGGTCGCCGAGGTAAAGCAGAAGTTCTCCCGCTGCCAGCGTTGCGGCAAGTGGGTCTGCAACGAGATCTGCTGGAATGCCCGGGCACAGCAGTGCACCGGCTGCACTCCGAAGTACGAGCAGGAGATCATCTCGCAGCGCACCCATGCCCAGTTGCGCGCCTCGCAGCAGCAATTGGAGGACAAGGCTGCGACGACCGACTATGTCTCCGGCATCGACGTACGCCCGGATGTGCAGGTGGAGTTCAATCACGGCAACGCCGAGATCGAAGGCCATGACGTCCGGCAGCTGCCTGCGTCTGCCAATCCGGCAACGGCTGCGGCAGCGGCGGTCTGCGATGCCTGTAAGGCTCCGCTGACCGGTGGAAAGTTCTGCGGTGAGTGTGGAGCGCCGGTCGCGCGCGCTTGTCCTTCGTGCGGTACAAGTGCGTCGCCGACAGCTAAGTTTTGTAACGACTGCGGGACGAAGCTCTGA
- a CDS encoding RNA polymerase sigma-70 factor yields the protein MQFAPTGDLAAFEASRPRLFGIAYRMLGSAAEAEDVVQDAWLRWQSVDHSQVREPAAFLATTVTRLAIDALNSARMQRETYIGPWLPEPVDTSQDPYLGAERGEALEMAVLLLLEKLKPAERAAYVLREAFDYGYEQIAQVLETSEANCRQLVTRARKHLATERHQLVSREQQEQLLESFLVAAENGDTAALERLFTADIISFADGGGVVTAARVPVLGRERVAQVIAFFGQKLWPGITVKRLEVNGEPAALLLRGQDPYAVIRLEASAEGVHQVMWVMNPAKLERISSTLSQN from the coding sequence ATGCAGTTTGCGCCGACCGGAGATCTCGCAGCCTTTGAGGCCTCACGGCCGCGCCTGTTCGGCATTGCCTATCGCATGCTGGGCTCAGCGGCTGAAGCCGAAGACGTAGTCCAGGACGCCTGGCTGCGCTGGCAGTCGGTCGACCACTCCCAGGTTCGCGAGCCCGCAGCTTTTCTCGCAACTACCGTCACCCGCCTTGCCATCGACGCCCTGAACTCGGCACGCATGCAACGCGAAACCTACATCGGGCCGTGGCTCCCGGAGCCCGTGGACACCTCGCAGGATCCCTACCTGGGGGCAGAGCGCGGCGAGGCCCTGGAGATGGCTGTGCTGCTTCTGCTGGAAAAGCTGAAGCCCGCTGAACGCGCCGCCTATGTCCTGCGCGAGGCCTTCGACTACGGCTATGAGCAGATCGCCCAGGTGCTCGAAACCAGCGAGGCCAACTGCCGCCAACTGGTCACCCGCGCCCGGAAACACCTCGCCACCGAGCGGCATCAGCTCGTCTCCCGCGAACAGCAGGAACAGTTGCTGGAATCCTTCCTCGTCGCCGCCGAGAACGGAGACACCGCCGCGCTGGAAAGGCTCTTCACCGCGGACATCATCTCTTTCGCCGACGGCGGCGGCGTAGTGACGGCAGCCAGGGTGCCAGTCCTCGGCCGCGAACGTGTCGCACAGGTCATCGCCTTCTTCGGTCAGAAGCTCTGGCCGGGAATTACCGTCAAACGCCTGGAAGTCAACGGAGAACCCGCCGCGCTCCTGCTTCGCGGGCAAGATCCGTACGCTGTTATCCGCCTCGAAGCCTCGGCGGAGGGCGTTCACCAGGTGATGTGGGTCATGAACCCGGCCAAGCTGGAAAGAATTTCATCCACCCTGTCACAAAACTGA
- a CDS encoding SDR family oxidoreductase has protein sequence MKIVVIGGSGLIGKKLIAILNQEGHQAVPASPSTGVNALTGEGLAQALQGADVVVELTNPPTFDPKQVMEFFTTTAANITKAEKAAGVKHHVALSVVGADRMPGSGYMPGKVAQEDAIKTSGIPYTIVRATQFFEFVEMIAGASTEDGVVNLSSTTMQPIAADDVAAALAKIVTAAPRNTTIDLAGPEKIAMDELARRLFNAKKVDRKVVTREESLYFGAKVDNQSLVPIGDAILGMTKYGDWLKSA, from the coding sequence ATGAAGATCGTAGTCATTGGCGGCAGCGGACTGATCGGCAAAAAGCTGATTGCAATTCTCAACCAGGAAGGTCACCAGGCCGTTCCGGCCTCACCCAGCACCGGCGTGAATGCTCTGACCGGAGAAGGCCTGGCGCAGGCACTCCAAGGCGCCGATGTCGTGGTGGAACTTACGAATCCCCCAACCTTCGATCCGAAGCAGGTCATGGAGTTCTTCACGACCACGGCGGCAAACATCACCAAGGCCGAGAAGGCAGCCGGGGTGAAGCATCACGTCGCATTATCCGTAGTGGGCGCCGACAGGATGCCCGGAAGCGGCTATATGCCCGGCAAGGTTGCTCAGGAAGACGCCATCAAAACGAGCGGGATACCGTACACCATCGTGCGGGCAACACAGTTCTTCGAGTTCGTGGAGATGATCGCAGGAGCGTCGACTGAGGACGGTGTAGTGAATCTCTCATCTACGACCATGCAACCCATCGCCGCCGACGATGTTGCAGCGGCTCTCGCAAAGATCGTGACCGCAGCGCCACGGAATACGACGATCGATCTTGCAGGCCCCGAGAAGATTGCGATGGACGAGCTGGCTCGCCGCCTGTTCAACGCCAAGAAAGTTGACCGTAAAGTGGTCACACGCGAGGAATCACTTTACTTCGGAGCAAAGGTCGACAACCAGAGCCTGGTGCCGATCGGCGATGCCATTTTGGGTATGACGAAGTATGGGGACTGGCTGAAGAGCGCATAA
- the rmuC gene encoding DNA recombination protein RmuC, with translation MLIALAALEGLTLLLVLALLLRKQAPAVDPGQMLRLETKTDALETALRNGFSDARREAQETTLRTLEANAKAASELRTEVTDSISKLSTVLTGGLDSFRADNKSSAVDLQKAMNLQMDFLQNRLGQFAEAQHQQATTLRESLNSKLNDLSTSNTQHLDKLNRDNAAKLEEMRQTVDEKLHATLQTRLTESFGQVTDQLTKVHAGLGEMSKLSEGVDDLSRIFTNVKSRGGFAEVQLGMLLEQMLAPSQYLQNARVKANSLEVVEYAVRFPSPQGETLLPIDAKFPREDWERLEAAYERGNPEEVHTAGRAFEAAIRTEGKRICDKYIQPPVTTPHAIMFLPTEGLYAEVMRRDGLQAEIQSRCNVTIAGPSTLSAILTSFQMGFRMLAIQEKGDDVWKVLSKTRSEFSKFGDLMSKMEKQVSTVQNTIESLNVRTRAINRTLREVEMDAGNPGDGDEIPFPELGNMAPLLAASEEEPF, from the coding sequence ATGCTGATTGCTCTGGCGGCGCTGGAAGGCTTGACGTTGTTACTGGTACTGGCGCTGTTGCTGCGCAAGCAGGCTCCCGCTGTCGACCCCGGGCAGATGCTCCGGCTGGAGACGAAGACTGACGCCCTGGAGACCGCCCTGCGCAATGGCTTCAGCGATGCCCGGCGAGAGGCCCAGGAAACGACCTTACGCACCCTGGAGGCCAATGCCAAAGCCGCCAGCGAGCTGCGGACCGAGGTGACCGACAGCATCTCCAAGCTCAGCACCGTCCTTACCGGCGGCCTGGACAGCTTCCGCGCTGACAACAAGAGCTCCGCCGTGGACCTGCAGAAGGCTATGAACCTGCAGATGGACTTCCTGCAGAACCGTCTTGGCCAGTTCGCTGAGGCGCAGCACCAGCAGGCGACCACCCTGCGCGAGAGCCTGAACTCCAAGCTGAACGATCTGAGCACGAGCAACACCCAGCACCTGGACAAGCTGAACCGCGACAACGCCGCCAAGCTGGAAGAGATGCGGCAGACCGTCGATGAGAAGCTGCATGCCACACTGCAGACCCGTCTGACCGAGAGCTTCGGGCAGGTAACGGACCAGTTGACCAAGGTGCACGCCGGACTGGGCGAGATGTCCAAGCTCTCCGAAGGTGTCGACGACCTGAGCCGCATCTTCACCAACGTGAAGTCGCGCGGCGGTTTCGCCGAAGTCCAGCTCGGCATGCTGCTGGAGCAGATGCTGGCGCCCAGCCAGTACCTGCAAAATGCCCGGGTCAAGGCAAACAGCCTGGAGGTCGTGGAGTACGCTGTCCGCTTCCCCAGCCCCCAGGGCGAAACCCTGCTGCCCATCGACGCCAAGTTCCCGCGCGAAGACTGGGAACGTCTGGAAGCGGCCTACGAGCGCGGCAATCCGGAAGAGGTTCACACCGCAGGCAGGGCCTTCGAGGCCGCCATCCGGACCGAAGGGAAGCGCATCTGCGACAAGTACATCCAGCCGCCGGTGACCACGCCGCACGCCATCATGTTCCTGCCGACGGAGGGCCTGTACGCTGAGGTGATGCGCCGCGACGGCCTGCAGGCGGAGATTCAGTCCAGGTGCAACGTCACCATCGCCGGTCCGAGCACATTATCAGCCATTCTGACCAGCTTCCAGATGGGCTTCCGCATGCTCGCCATCCAGGAAAAGGGCGACGACGTCTGGAAGGTGCTCTCGAAGACACGCAGTGAATTCAGCAAGTTCGGCGACCTGATGTCGAAGATGGAAAAGCAGGTCAGCACGGTGCAGAACACCATCGAGAGCCTGAATGTCCGCACCCGGGCCATCAACCGGACCCTGCGGGAAGTCGAGATGGATGCAGGCAATCCGGGCGATGGAGACGAGATTCCGTTCCCGGAATTGGGGAACATGGCCCCCCTGCTGGCCGCATCGGAAGAGGAACCGTTTTAA
- the pheS gene encoding phenylalanine--tRNA ligase subunit alpha has translation MSDLIPQLNDYSEAALDQAFTGLLDEVRRGAATLASPEAVENFRLEWLGRKQGRLKLVSDAWLKTAPVEAKKALGMRFNQLKQEIGAALEGGAAAGSDKKAASLDISLPGIAPRVGVEHPLVKTMQQVVGVFKAMGYSVGTGPEVETDFYNFESLNFPPDHPARDTQDTLVIADQEGKPLRERLLMRTHTSPVQIRTMEKQPPPLRIVIPGKVHRNDAADATHSPVFHQVEGLCVDTNITFSDLKGTLDHAMKALFGSDVKTRFFPSFFPFTEPSADVQISCPFCGQKGCRKCKYSGWIELLGCGMVDPAVFGFVNYDAKKLSGFAFGMGVERIAMMLYGVGDIGQFYSGDMRFLEQFA, from the coding sequence ATGAGTGATTTGATTCCGCAACTGAACGACTACAGCGAAGCTGCGCTGGACCAGGCCTTCACCGGCCTGCTGGACGAGGTGCGCCGCGGAGCGGCCACCCTTGCCTCCCCCGAAGCCGTGGAGAACTTCCGCCTCGAGTGGCTGGGCCGTAAACAGGGCCGGCTGAAGCTGGTCAGCGATGCATGGCTGAAGACCGCTCCCGTCGAGGCCAAGAAGGCCCTGGGAATGCGCTTCAACCAGTTGAAGCAGGAGATCGGGGCCGCTCTTGAAGGCGGCGCGGCCGCCGGCAGTGACAAGAAAGCGGCTTCCCTCGATATTTCTTTGCCCGGCATCGCCCCTCGCGTCGGTGTGGAGCATCCCCTGGTCAAGACCATGCAGCAGGTCGTCGGCGTCTTCAAGGCAATGGGCTACTCCGTCGGCACCGGCCCGGAGGTCGAGACCGACTTCTACAACTTCGAAAGCCTCAACTTCCCTCCGGACCACCCGGCGCGCGATACCCAGGACACCCTGGTGATCGCCGACCAGGAAGGCAAGCCGCTGCGCGAGCGCCTGCTCATGCGGACACACACCTCGCCGGTGCAGATTCGCACCATGGAAAAGCAGCCGCCGCCACTCCGCATCGTGATCCCAGGCAAGGTGCACCGGAACGACGCCGCCGATGCCACCCACTCGCCGGTCTTCCATCAGGTCGAAGGACTTTGTGTCGATACCAACATCACCTTCAGCGACCTGAAGGGAACGCTGGACCACGCGATGAAGGCGCTCTTCGGTTCGGATGTGAAGACACGCTTCTTCCCCTCGTTCTTCCCGTTCACGGAGCCCAGCGCCGACGTGCAGATCAGCTGCCCGTTCTGCGGCCAGAAGGGCTGCCGCAAGTGCAAGTACTCCGGCTGGATCGAGCTGCTGGGCTGCGGCATGGTCGACCCCGCCGTCTTCGGCTTCGTCAACTACGACGCAAAGAAGCTCTCCGGCTTCGCCTTCGGCATGGGCGTAGAGCGCATCGCCATGATGCTCTACGGCGTAGGCGACATCGGCCAGTTCTACTCCGGCGACATGCGCTTTTTGGAGCAGTTCGCATAG
- the dacB gene encoding D-alanyl-D-alanine carboxypeptidase/D-alanyl-D-alanine endopeptidase, which yields MPLSGKKALRQLCAVVTLTAISLPGIAADKKASRKPTLAQQVTAILADPAVSRAHWGVYVSTLDGKPVYALNDGQYFVPASNNKVFTTAAAMALLGPQKSFTTRITAEGIYATPAALAGNLVLVGGGDPNLSGRSFPYLSPSQRPKPAPPAADPLQYLAQMADQVAASGLKVINGDIVGDDTLFPWDPYPEDWAIDDTVGDDGSPVSALTINDNRIDVTITPAADPGKPATASFLPAVPYYSLELHIATGAPGSATRIASERDLGSKTVRLSGTIPSDAKPYIESLAIHDPAEFAAQALKQLLEARGIEVTGKAVARHRLPVSPAPKNFLAASHEPLALGASKPDVEPAGKVLATHTSVPLIDALLWTNKISQNLHAELFLHHLGVAYGEEGSTVEGARVIRSFVTTRAGVDPDDFVLFDGSGLSGHDLITPRALGKLLSYAATQPWFADWKRTLPIGGEDGTLAARFPNAPMKDHLYAKTGTLSEARALSGYVDTASGKTLIFSVMVSTHYPRTNADRDAMDKIVTAIAAAN from the coding sequence ATGCCATTGAGTGGAAAGAAGGCCCTGCGGCAGCTTTGTGCCGTCGTGACATTGACTGCTATCAGCCTGCCTGGAATTGCTGCTGACAAGAAAGCATCGCGCAAGCCAACGCTGGCGCAGCAGGTCACTGCCATCCTTGCAGATCCGGCAGTCAGTCGCGCGCATTGGGGCGTCTATGTCTCCACCCTCGATGGCAAGCCTGTCTATGCGCTGAATGATGGCCAATACTTCGTTCCCGCTTCGAACAACAAGGTCTTCACGACTGCCGCCGCGATGGCATTGCTGGGGCCGCAGAAGAGCTTCACGACACGCATTACCGCCGAAGGAATCTATGCGACGCCCGCGGCACTGGCCGGCAACCTGGTGCTGGTCGGCGGCGGCGACCCAAACCTTTCCGGCCGCAGCTTCCCATATCTTTCCCCTTCACAGCGTCCCAAGCCCGCTCCGCCCGCAGCCGATCCATTGCAATATCTGGCGCAGATGGCTGATCAGGTCGCCGCGAGCGGGTTGAAGGTGATCAATGGCGATATCGTCGGCGACGACACGCTCTTCCCCTGGGATCCTTACCCGGAGGACTGGGCGATCGATGACACCGTCGGCGACGACGGCTCGCCGGTCAGCGCGCTCACTATCAACGACAACCGCATCGATGTCACCATCACGCCCGCGGCTGATCCCGGCAAGCCGGCGACGGCAAGCTTTCTTCCTGCGGTGCCGTACTACTCTCTGGAACTGCACATCGCTACCGGTGCTCCCGGCTCTGCGACGCGGATCGCCTCCGAGCGCGATCTTGGCTCAAAGACGGTGCGGCTGAGTGGAACAATTCCCTCTGACGCAAAACCCTATATTGAGTCACTGGCGATTCATGATCCTGCGGAGTTCGCCGCTCAGGCTCTGAAGCAGCTTCTCGAAGCTCGCGGCATTGAGGTGACGGGCAAGGCTGTAGCGCGTCATCGGTTGCCCGTCTCACCTGCGCCGAAGAACTTCCTCGCTGCCTCGCATGAGCCGTTAGCCCTCGGTGCGTCAAAGCCAGATGTAGAGCCGGCGGGAAAGGTACTGGCGACCCACACTTCGGTGCCATTGATCGACGCTTTGCTGTGGACGAACAAGATCTCGCAGAACCTCCACGCCGAGCTCTTCCTGCATCATCTCGGTGTGGCGTATGGCGAGGAAGGCTCCACGGTTGAGGGCGCACGCGTTATCCGGAGCTTCGTGACGACGCGTGCCGGCGTCGATCCGGATGATTTCGTTCTCTTCGACGGCAGCGGACTCTCCGGCCACGATCTCATTACGCCGCGGGCGCTCGGCAAATTGCTGAGCTATGCGGCTACGCAGCCGTGGTTTGCTGATTGGAAGAGGACACTGCCGATTGGTGGAGAAGACGGTACGCTGGCTGCACGTTTCCCGAATGCGCCGATGAAGGATCATCTCTACGCCAAGACAGGGACTTTGTCTGAGGCACGTGCGCTGTCGGGATATGTCGATACAGCCAGCGGCAAGACACTGATCTTCTCGGTCATGGTCAGCACGCATTACCCGCGAACGAATGCCGACCGGGACGCGATGGATAAGATCGTTACGGCGATTGCTGCTGCGAATTGA
- the folP gene encoding dihydropteroate synthase, whose product MSLGERTLVMGIVNATPDSFSDGGHYDPVAHGLRLLEEGADILDLGGESTRPGGAGEVSGEEEQSRVLPVIKALAKAGAVVSVDTYRASTARLAIEAGAEIVNDVSGLLWDPEMASTCRALGCGVVVMHTRGKPSEWATLPPMTAIVPTVVRELQQRIAESGIARDRLIVDPGFGFGKRGEENFTLMAGLEGLKEIGLPIMAGASRKGFLGGEVRDREFATVAMHTAAILSGAHVIRVHNVKAAVQGALIADAILLGL is encoded by the coding sequence TTGTCGCTCGGTGAGCGCACGCTGGTGATGGGTATCGTGAACGCCACACCCGACTCCTTCAGCGACGGAGGCCACTACGATCCCGTAGCTCATGGCCTGCGGCTGCTCGAAGAGGGCGCGGACATCCTCGATCTTGGCGGTGAATCGACGCGTCCGGGTGGCGCGGGCGAGGTCAGCGGAGAAGAAGAGCAAAGCCGTGTTCTCCCGGTGATTAAAGCCCTCGCAAAAGCCGGGGCGGTTGTCAGCGTGGATACCTATCGTGCTTCCACCGCACGGTTGGCCATCGAAGCCGGAGCGGAGATTGTGAACGACGTCTCCGGTCTGCTGTGGGATCCCGAGATGGCGTCGACCTGCCGCGCATTGGGCTGCGGCGTCGTCGTGATGCACACACGCGGCAAGCCGTCAGAGTGGGCTACGCTCCCACCGATGACAGCGATCGTGCCAACCGTTGTTCGTGAGCTGCAACAGCGCATCGCAGAGAGTGGCATTGCACGCGACCGCTTGATCGTGGATCCCGGCTTCGGCTTCGGCAAGCGCGGGGAAGAGAACTTCACGCTGATGGCGGGCCTGGAAGGCCTGAAGGAGATTGGCCTACCGATCATGGCCGGCGCGTCACGGAAGGGCTTTCTCGGCGGCGAAGTGCGAGACCGGGAGTTTGCCACGGTGGCAATGCACACGGCAGCGATACTTTCTGGAGCACACGTCATTCGTGTTCATAACGTCAAGGCAGCAGTACAAGGAGCCCTCATCGCTGACGCAATTCTGCTGGGCCTCTAA
- a CDS encoding M28 family peptidase yields MKQALALSLLAGTLAAQTATTKPLPPAVEAAENTVSADSIRAFDQFLADDLLEGRYPGQRGGELAAKFIATQFASYGLRPGGDNGTYFQQVDFTSVKSDPAKTTFTLVPKSGAPMPLRFAEDFVVFNSKLEPQAAIDAPIVWVGYGVTAPEYKWDDYKGVDVKGKVILCIVNDPPSDDPKFFGGKGMTYYGRWTYKFEHAAEMGAVGALIIHRTDLASYGWDVVRNSNTSEKTFLTQDKDPKLSAASWIQLDIAKKLFESAGTTLDAEFAAAAKPGFQARELPVSLKATVVSSVRHFQSPNVIGVYPGVLRTAQDQAVVYSAHYDHLGVKADAKPGEDAIFNGAADNGTGTAMLLEIARAVTSSKVLPPHSMVFAAVTAEEQGLLGSLYLAQHPPMPLGQINLNLNFDEILPLGMGSELHAGGVQRTSFYPTMEAAGKKFGYAIPAPRPDVSGGYYRSDHFSFAHAGVPAFSLGQGGTYKGHDKDWGRKQAEVFNQNDYHNVTDNFRPEWDFSGLANLCRLGIELGYVSLTQPPITWNPGDEFEAARKQSFGK; encoded by the coding sequence ATGAAGCAAGCGCTCGCTCTCTCTCTTCTTGCCGGAACGCTGGCTGCCCAAACCGCAACCACCAAGCCATTGCCGCCTGCGGTCGAAGCAGCGGAGAACACTGTCTCGGCTGACTCGATTCGTGCCTTCGATCAGTTCCTTGCCGATGATCTGTTAGAGGGCCGCTATCCCGGCCAACGCGGCGGCGAGCTTGCGGCGAAGTTTATTGCGACACAGTTCGCCAGCTATGGTCTGCGTCCCGGCGGCGACAACGGCACCTACTTCCAGCAGGTGGACTTCACCAGTGTTAAGTCCGATCCGGCGAAGACGACCTTTACGCTTGTTCCAAAATCCGGTGCTCCGATGCCGCTGCGTTTTGCGGAGGACTTCGTCGTCTTCAACTCGAAGCTCGAGCCGCAGGCAGCCATCGATGCACCTATCGTCTGGGTGGGCTATGGTGTCACCGCGCCTGAGTACAAGTGGGACGACTATAAGGGCGTGGACGTAAAGGGGAAGGTGATTCTCTGCATCGTCAACGATCCCCCGTCGGACGATCCGAAGTTCTTCGGCGGCAAGGGCATGACCTACTACGGCCGCTGGACCTATAAGTTTGAGCACGCCGCGGAGATGGGCGCTGTTGGAGCGTTGATCATTCATCGGACCGATCTGGCAAGCTACGGCTGGGATGTTGTCCGCAACTCCAATACCTCCGAAAAGACTTTCCTGACGCAGGACAAAGATCCGAAGCTTTCGGCGGCGTCGTGGATCCAGCTCGATATCGCGAAGAAGCTTTTTGAGTCAGCCGGCACAACGCTGGATGCAGAGTTTGCCGCCGCAGCCAAGCCGGGTTTCCAGGCGCGCGAGCTGCCGGTTTCGCTGAAGGCGACGGTTGTAAGCTCCGTGCGCCACTTCCAGTCGCCAAATGTGATCGGCGTCTATCCCGGAGTGCTACGCACCGCCCAGGACCAGGCAGTGGTCTACTCCGCGCATTATGACCATCTTGGTGTTAAAGCTGACGCAAAACCCGGTGAGGACGCGATCTTTAATGGCGCTGCGGATAACGGCACGGGGACGGCCATGCTACTGGAGATCGCGCGTGCGGTTACGTCCTCGAAGGTGCTGCCGCCGCACTCCATGGTCTTCGCGGCAGTTACGGCGGAGGAGCAGGGCCTGCTGGGATCGCTCTACCTGGCACAGCATCCCCCTATGCCGCTGGGGCAGATCAACCTGAATCTGAACTTCGATGAGATTCTGCCGCTGGGGATGGGCTCAGAGCTTCATGCAGGGGGTGTGCAGCGCACCAGCTTCTATCCCACGATGGAGGCGGCCGGAAAGAAGTTCGGATATGCGATCCCGGCGCCGCGGCCTGATGTAAGCGGCGGCTACTACCGCTCCGATCACTTCTCTTTCGCGCATGCGGGCGTACCGGCCTTTTCGCTCGGCCAGGGCGGGACCTACAAGGGGCATGACAAGGATTGGGGACGCAAGCAGGCTGAGGTTTTCAATCAGAACGACTATCACAACGTGACTGACAACTTTCGTCCCGAGTGGGACTTCAGTGGCTTGGCGAACTTGTGCCGGCTGGGGATTGAGTTGGGGTATGTGTCACTGACGCAGCCACCGATTACGTGGAATCCGGGAGATGAGTTTGAGGCGGCGCGGAAGCAAAGCTTCGGGAAGTGA